The Burkholderia cepacia genome includes a region encoding these proteins:
- a CDS encoding cell wall anchor protein — protein MKKKGTSGIARFTLCIAATAMLTACGGGGSGSGSSGSSSATTASSMSGTVAIGNALVGAPITVIDAMGKTAAATSGSNGAYSVSISGLTAPFVITATDPSGASGTLYSVVASTATSNGAPVTANVTPLTTAVAALLTSSGNPLTLTQSGGLAAVTPSSVSTAVATLDTALAPILAANGLSAASFDPVGSIFSPNQSGADAVIDSVAVGPAIKGTGLQLTSLADPDTAIALNQGTTVSVPLRAPSQPANYLATLVSQLGQCMSAMQASPGTSNPACSSAIDASYLNDGFTSFGTRHTLFTKGTTLQGVKTVAFLPPGTLPAISNPAALVYFLITEADGTPNFASDIVQQLPNGTWDIIGNQAQFDIYIASFVGRVQFTNAADAGNGRFESGLNIQIPVDVPFNGTRQAVGSALVSGPGLPASGVYMLSPNAGIGPNLTFPLKAVTAPPARASTSMPSWPDVGMSTQYKWSWASLSGGASAFAPTTPDYAPAPVDVSTIRQHGVYTITLYDAAGQQIGTPQKVVNIAPNMNASAGATVPWQTLGSDVIANLLTAGGPGTSTASSTTLPTASIDWTVPAAGLAYPNAWIAINSQGAAQFVNGVETYQAQPYDVMRWITPTINGTTYSSTLSGFVDQLTSTANGAHAESAVQVQLGWQAGGDYYINTWQYNN, from the coding sequence ATGAAGAAGAAAGGCACCTCGGGGATCGCACGGTTCACGCTGTGTATTGCCGCGACCGCGATGCTCACGGCATGCGGCGGCGGCGGATCAGGCTCTGGTTCATCCGGCTCGTCCAGCGCGACGACCGCAAGCTCGATGAGCGGCACGGTCGCAATCGGCAACGCGCTCGTGGGCGCACCGATCACGGTCATCGACGCGATGGGCAAGACGGCTGCGGCGACTTCGGGCAGCAACGGCGCATATAGCGTATCGATCAGCGGCCTCACGGCGCCGTTCGTGATTACCGCCACCGATCCGTCAGGCGCGTCCGGAACCCTGTATTCGGTCGTTGCCAGTACGGCAACGAGCAACGGTGCGCCGGTGACGGCCAACGTCACCCCGCTGACAACCGCAGTCGCAGCCCTTCTCACGTCGAGCGGCAACCCGCTCACGCTGACGCAATCGGGCGGCCTGGCGGCCGTCACGCCATCCTCCGTGTCGACGGCGGTCGCCACGCTCGACACGGCGCTCGCCCCGATCCTGGCCGCGAATGGCCTGTCCGCCGCGTCGTTCGATCCCGTCGGCAGCATCTTCTCGCCGAACCAGAGCGGCGCGGACGCCGTGATCGATTCGGTCGCAGTCGGGCCGGCGATCAAGGGCACGGGGCTGCAGCTCACGAGCCTCGCCGATCCGGACACGGCGATCGCGCTTAACCAGGGCACGACCGTATCGGTGCCGCTGCGCGCACCGTCGCAGCCCGCGAACTACCTGGCGACGCTCGTCTCGCAACTCGGTCAATGCATGAGCGCGATGCAGGCTTCACCCGGCACGAGCAATCCGGCCTGTTCGTCGGCCATCGACGCGAGCTACCTGAACGACGGCTTCACGAGCTTCGGCACGCGCCACACGCTGTTCACGAAAGGCACGACGCTCCAGGGCGTGAAGACTGTCGCGTTCCTGCCGCCCGGCACGCTGCCCGCGATCAGCAACCCGGCCGCGCTGGTGTACTTCCTCATCACGGAGGCTGACGGCACGCCGAACTTCGCAAGCGACATCGTGCAGCAACTGCCCAATGGCACCTGGGACATCATCGGCAACCAGGCGCAATTCGACATCTACATTGCATCGTTCGTCGGCCGCGTCCAGTTCACCAACGCGGCGGACGCCGGCAACGGCCGCTTCGAATCCGGCCTGAACATCCAGATTCCGGTGGACGTGCCATTCAACGGTACGCGCCAAGCCGTCGGATCGGCGCTGGTGAGCGGCCCCGGGCTGCCGGCGAGCGGCGTCTACATGCTCAGTCCCAATGCCGGCATCGGACCGAATCTGACGTTCCCGCTCAAAGCCGTCACGGCGCCGCCCGCGCGGGCGTCGACCAGCATGCCGTCCTGGCCGGACGTCGGCATGAGCACGCAGTACAAGTGGTCGTGGGCGTCGCTGTCCGGCGGCGCCAGCGCGTTCGCGCCGACCACGCCCGACTATGCGCCGGCGCCGGTCGACGTCTCGACCATCCGGCAGCACGGGGTGTACACGATCACGCTGTACGACGCCGCCGGTCAGCAGATCGGCACGCCGCAGAAGGTCGTCAACATCGCGCCGAACATGAATGCGTCGGCCGGGGCAACCGTTCCGTGGCAGACGCTCGGCAGCGATGTGATCGCGAACCTGCTGACGGCCGGCGGCCCGGGTACGTCGACCGCGTCGTCTACGACGTTGCCGACGGCCAGCATCGACTGGACGGTGCCGGCTGCCGGCCTGGCCTATCCGAATGCGTGGATCGCGATCAATTCGCAGGGCGCCGCGCAGTTCGTGAACGGCGTCGAGACGTATCAGGCGCAGCCGTATGACGTGATGCGCTGGATCACGCCGACGATCAACGGCACGACGTATTCGAGCACGCTGAGCGGCTTCGTCGATCAGCTGACCTCGACCGCCAACGGCGCCCATGCGGAATCGGCCGTTCAGGTCCAGCTTGGGTGGCAGGCGGGAGGCGATTACTACATCAATACCTGGCAGTACAACAACTGA
- a CDS encoding transporter substrate-binding domain-containing protein: protein MKRSKFLLSGLLLASALGFTAVAAHADDLLDSVKKAGVLRVGLEGTYPPFNSRGTSGQLEGFDVDVANAVAGKLGVKTQFVPTEWSGIIAGLQAGKFDVIVNQVTITPQRKEALDFSEPYTYSAAQLIQRKDDTRNFKSLDDFKGKKLGVTLGTNYDQMARTVPGIEVQTYPGAPEKLRDLAAGRIEATLDDRLMLPYMIKTSNLPLRAGAVLNGGKQEMAIPFRKGNPKFEKAINDALTSLKQDGTLKKISTHWFGSDVTVPVAQ, encoded by the coding sequence ATGAAACGTTCGAAGTTCCTGCTGTCCGGCCTGCTGCTCGCGTCGGCCCTCGGCTTCACGGCCGTCGCCGCACACGCCGACGACCTGCTCGACTCGGTCAAGAAAGCCGGCGTGCTGCGCGTCGGCCTCGAGGGCACGTACCCGCCGTTCAACTCGCGCGGCACGTCCGGCCAGCTCGAGGGTTTCGACGTCGACGTCGCGAATGCGGTCGCCGGCAAGCTCGGCGTGAAGACGCAATTCGTGCCGACCGAATGGAGCGGCATCATCGCCGGCCTGCAGGCCGGCAAGTTCGACGTGATCGTCAACCAGGTCACGATCACGCCGCAGCGCAAGGAAGCGCTCGACTTCAGCGAGCCGTACACGTACTCGGCCGCTCAGCTGATCCAGCGCAAGGACGACACGCGCAACTTCAAGTCGCTCGACGATTTCAAGGGCAAGAAGCTCGGCGTGACGCTCGGCACCAACTACGACCAGATGGCGCGCACCGTGCCGGGCATCGAGGTGCAGACGTATCCGGGCGCGCCGGAGAAGCTGCGCGACCTCGCCGCGGGCCGGATCGAGGCGACGCTCGACGACCGCCTGATGCTGCCGTACATGATCAAGACGTCGAACCTGCCGTTGCGCGCGGGTGCAGTGCTGAACGGCGGCAAGCAGGAAATGGCGATCCCGTTCCGCAAGGGCAACCCGAAGTTCGAGAAGGCGATCAACGACGCGCTGACGTCGCTGAAGCAGGACGGAACGCTGAAGAAGATCTCGACGCACTGGTTCGGCAGCGACGTGACGGTGCCGGTCGCGCAGTAA
- a CDS encoding type VI secretion system Vgr family protein encodes MQNVIAALRGGLLQQDRLLKLDTPLGANTLTVQRAVGRSRIGRAYEFTLDVLAADGDVELKKLIAQPVTLWIQQADRDYRPMHGYVHTARRLGADGELTTYQLVFADFTHFLKFRRDQRIWSDAPVDQIISDVLNRHPQARGRFRFALSTPLPSRSYTRQHETDWHFVHRLMEDEGLYCAWQQADDGKSHTLVITDNLRAFAPLSPETVRFYRAGAASETDAFTQWSGTRTLQSVTRTTRTFDYKNPSVPSNPKGTTLPTMGTQGELPDQLEVYEYTGAYTYLDQSRGDHLTKVRMEAWESEAKRFRAAGGVRGIDAGRRFTLSDHPEHDRDPADQREFAAIEVAWWIENNLPVSSGSASFPHSLSEALAQAQAGCAADPAFRVPHGDGSVGFYLVEVEAQRASIPYRSPFEHHKPVMHLETAIVVGPQGEEVYTDALNRIRVQFVWDRVNPGNENASCWVRVVQSDTGGGYGGVHIPRIGEEVLIDYVGGDCDRPLAVGRVYNGAAKPQWHSNGILSGYRSKEYSGSGYNQLVMDDATGQNRVQLMSSSANSLLHLGYLIDQNGNTRGSYLGSGFDLRSDAHGAVRASQGLYVTTHPKAPNSQPLDVKEAQQQLVNAESLVESMSGVSEQHQAENLKDAHESLRAFTDATQDSVPGSASGGRTAGGGTGSANAFKEPVMLFGSPSGIAMSTQQSVHVAANDHVNIASGQSVHVAAGKSLLASIGQKLSLFVQNAGIKLFAGKGKVEIQAQSDSIEVTAQKTVKVLSATDRIEIAADQGILLTSGGGYIRIAGGNIEIHAPGKVDVKGASHAFSGPASMGYPLPSPRPDQPGQLELLHKYVNGEAVKGGLFTVRDVNGAVLKKGALDGNGYTVVSGLPPGAVRVEFGKDPRESDQPANYFKEQKWPAEPVEPSPEAAQAAATGQLASQLQGIAPAAASAAMGLVSGGAGAALGGLASAALPAAASALGGAGVASALQTATRLSGAAKQVAGMVQAARQGGLAALAAPVANAALKGALPGIARKGGPMVASTAGTAAGGMKLPTSGFGGPLKS; translated from the coding sequence ATGCAGAACGTGATTGCCGCGCTGCGCGGGGGCTTGCTTCAGCAGGACCGGCTGCTGAAGCTCGACACGCCGCTCGGCGCGAACACGCTGACGGTGCAGCGCGCCGTCGGCCGCTCGCGCATCGGGCGCGCATACGAATTCACGCTGGACGTGCTGGCGGCGGACGGCGATGTGGAACTCAAGAAGCTGATCGCGCAGCCGGTGACGTTGTGGATCCAGCAGGCCGATCGCGACTACCGGCCGATGCACGGCTACGTGCATACCGCGCGCCGGCTGGGCGCCGACGGCGAGCTCACGACCTACCAGCTCGTGTTCGCCGATTTCACCCATTTCCTGAAGTTCCGTCGCGATCAGCGGATCTGGAGCGACGCGCCCGTCGACCAGATCATCAGCGACGTGCTGAACCGCCATCCGCAGGCGCGGGGACGTTTCCGCTTTGCGCTGTCGACGCCGCTGCCGAGCCGCTCGTACACGCGCCAGCATGAGACCGACTGGCATTTCGTGCACCGGCTGATGGAGGATGAGGGCCTCTATTGCGCATGGCAGCAGGCCGACGACGGCAAGTCGCACACGCTCGTGATCACCGACAACCTGCGGGCGTTCGCACCGCTGTCGCCGGAGACCGTGCGCTTCTATCGCGCGGGCGCCGCGAGCGAGACGGACGCGTTCACGCAATGGAGCGGCACGCGCACGCTGCAGAGCGTCACGCGCACGACGCGTACGTTCGATTACAAGAACCCGTCCGTGCCGTCGAACCCGAAAGGCACGACGCTGCCGACGATGGGTACGCAGGGCGAGCTGCCCGACCAGCTCGAGGTGTACGAGTACACCGGCGCTTACACGTACCTGGACCAGTCACGCGGCGACCACCTGACGAAGGTCCGGATGGAGGCGTGGGAATCCGAGGCGAAGCGCTTTCGCGCCGCGGGCGGTGTGCGCGGCATCGATGCGGGACGGCGTTTCACGCTGTCGGATCATCCGGAGCACGATCGCGACCCGGCCGACCAGCGCGAATTCGCGGCGATCGAGGTCGCGTGGTGGATCGAGAACAACCTGCCGGTGTCGAGCGGCAGCGCGAGTTTTCCGCATAGCCTGAGCGAGGCGCTCGCGCAGGCGCAGGCCGGCTGCGCCGCCGATCCGGCATTTCGCGTGCCGCACGGCGACGGCTCGGTCGGCTTCTACCTCGTCGAGGTCGAAGCGCAGCGCGCGAGCATCCCGTACCGCAGCCCGTTCGAGCATCACAAGCCGGTAATGCATCTGGAGACGGCAATCGTCGTCGGGCCGCAGGGCGAAGAGGTGTACACCGACGCGCTGAATCGCATCCGCGTGCAGTTCGTCTGGGATCGCGTGAATCCGGGCAATGAGAACGCGTCGTGCTGGGTGCGCGTCGTGCAGTCGGATACCGGCGGCGGCTATGGCGGCGTGCACATCCCGCGCATCGGCGAGGAAGTGCTGATCGACTACGTCGGCGGCGATTGCGATCGGCCGTTGGCCGTGGGCCGCGTCTATAACGGCGCAGCGAAGCCGCAATGGCATAGCAACGGCATTCTGTCGGGTTACCGATCGAAGGAATACTCGGGCAGCGGCTACAACCAGCTCGTGATGGACGACGCGACCGGGCAGAACCGCGTGCAGCTGATGAGCAGCAGCGCGAACAGCCTGCTGCATCTCGGCTATCTCATCGACCAGAACGGCAATACGCGCGGGTCGTATCTCGGCAGCGGGTTCGATCTTCGATCGGATGCGCATGGCGCGGTGCGCGCGAGCCAGGGCCTGTACGTGACGACGCACCCGAAAGCGCCGAACAGCCAGCCGCTCGACGTGAAGGAAGCGCAGCAGCAGCTCGTGAATGCGGAGAGCCTCGTCGAGTCGATGTCGGGCGTCAGCGAACAGCATCAGGCCGAAAACCTGAAGGACGCGCACGAATCGCTGCGCGCGTTCACCGACGCGACGCAGGACAGCGTGCCGGGCAGCGCGTCGGGCGGGCGCACGGCGGGCGGCGGCACCGGCAGCGCGAACGCGTTCAAGGAGCCGGTAATGCTGTTCGGCAGCCCGTCGGGCATCGCGATGTCGACGCAGCAGTCGGTGCACGTGGCGGCGAACGATCACGTGAATATTGCCAGCGGACAGAGCGTGCACGTTGCGGCGGGCAAGTCGCTGCTCGCGAGCATCGGGCAGAAGCTGAGCCTGTTCGTGCAGAACGCGGGGATCAAGCTGTTCGCCGGGAAGGGAAAGGTCGAGATCCAGGCGCAGTCGGACAGCATCGAAGTGACCGCGCAGAAGACGGTGAAGGTGCTGTCGGCGACAGACAGGATCGAGATCGCGGCCGACCAGGGCATCCTGCTGACGAGCGGCGGCGGGTATATCCGGATCGCCGGCGGGAACATCGAGATCCATGCGCCGGGGAAAGTCGACGTGAAAGGCGCGTCGCATGCGTTCAGCGGGCCGGCGAGCATGGGGTATCCGCTGCCGAGCCCGCGGCCGGATCAGCCGGGGCAGCTGGAGCTGCTGCATAAATACGTGAACGGCGAAGCGGTCAAGGGCGGACTGTTCACGGTAAGGGACGTGAACGGCGCCGTGCTGAAGAAGGGCGCGCTCGACGGCAACGGCTATACGGTCGTGAGCGGCCTGCCGCCCGGTGCGGTGCGCGTCGAGTTCGGGAAGGACCCGCGCGAGTCGGATCAGCCGGCGAACTACTTCAAGGAGCAGAAGTGGCCGGCCGAGCCCGTCGAACCGTCGCCCGAAGCCGCGCAGGCTGCCGCGACCGGGCAGCTCGCCAGTCAGTTGCAGGGGATCGCGCCTGCTGCGGCAAGCGCGGCCATGGGGCTCGTGAGCGGCGGGGCTGGCGCCGCATTGGGCGGGCTGGCGAGTGCCGCCCTGCCGGCTGCGGCGAGTGCGCTGGGCGGTGCGGGCGTGGCGTCCGCGTTGCAGACGGCCACGCGCCTGAGCGGCGCCGCGAAGCAGGTGGCCGGGATGGTGCAGGCGGCGCGCCAAGGCGGGCTCGCGGCGTTGGCCGCGCCGGTCGCGAATGCCGCGCTGAAGGGGGCGTTGCCTGGTATTGCCAGGAAGGGCGGCCCGATGGTGGCGTCCACGGCAGGCACCGCGGCGGGCGGCATGAAGCTGCCGACCAGCGGGTTCGGTGGACCGCTGAAATCCTGA